Proteins from one Ketobacter alkanivorans genomic window:
- a CDS encoding bifunctional aminoglycoside phosphotransferase/ATP-binding protein, producing the protein MRAEDLNRPDQFPHPTSTIHWRETHISLVILTGEWVYKIKKPVNFGFLDFSTVELRKRYCEEEIRLNRRTAPGLYISVEPLYCADGDYNFCGKGDVVDYAVKMRQFDPDALLQNCMPQVLMEDDFFQALGYALAGFHDEAAVCGEGSEFGNAESVLFPVQENFDQIIDGVSDEVDIKRLKTIEAWSLEQYKNIAEVFDQRKREGKIRECHGDLHLANIALVDGKPLMFDCIEFNERFRWIDVASDLAFLIMDMTVKGYGYQANVLLNSYLEYSLDYEALQVLNFYVVYRAMVRAKVSVLTMRQAAEADRLQLLTQFRAYMDYALTCMDSPHRYLAITCGVSGSGKSTLARKVAAHSGGIRLRSDVIRKHLAGLKPLQSSRSHDPDSENAIYSRSYSIKTFETLEALSRKVLNYGYPTLVDATFIKSHTRAPFFLLAKEEHVPFYVLFMDVPTEVLKRRILLREREGRDASEAGVAVMEQQLLHCDGFSAEEESCVIRCDDNVDSDSISELVKFMISSTPLP; encoded by the coding sequence ATGCGTGCGGAAGATCTTAATCGGCCAGATCAGTTTCCTCATCCCACCAGCACAATTCATTGGCGTGAGACCCACATTTCCCTGGTTATCCTGACCGGTGAGTGGGTGTATAAAATCAAAAAACCGGTGAATTTTGGTTTTTTGGACTTTTCAACGGTGGAACTGCGTAAGCGCTATTGCGAGGAAGAAATCAGGCTTAATCGCCGCACTGCACCTGGATTATACATCTCAGTGGAGCCGCTGTATTGTGCGGATGGAGATTATAATTTTTGTGGTAAGGGTGATGTCGTAGATTATGCAGTGAAAATGCGACAGTTCGATCCAGATGCCTTGTTGCAGAACTGTATGCCACAGGTATTGATGGAAGATGACTTTTTTCAGGCGTTAGGGTATGCGCTGGCCGGGTTTCACGATGAGGCTGCAGTCTGCGGAGAGGGTTCTGAGTTTGGGAATGCTGAATCGGTCCTGTTCCCTGTACAGGAGAATTTCGATCAGATAATTGACGGGGTTAGCGATGAAGTTGACATTAAACGCCTGAAAACAATAGAGGCTTGGAGCCTTGAGCAGTATAAGAATATTGCTGAGGTGTTTGATCAACGTAAGCGTGAGGGAAAAATAAGAGAGTGTCACGGTGATCTGCATTTAGCCAATATTGCGTTAGTCGATGGCAAGCCGCTTATGTTTGATTGCATAGAATTCAATGAGCGATTTCGCTGGATTGATGTGGCCAGCGATTTAGCTTTTCTAATAATGGATATGACTGTCAAAGGCTATGGTTATCAGGCCAATGTGTTATTGAACAGCTATCTGGAATACAGCCTTGACTATGAGGCGCTGCAGGTTCTGAACTTTTACGTGGTGTATCGTGCCATGGTACGGGCGAAGGTGTCGGTTTTAACAATGAGGCAGGCGGCGGAAGCTGATCGGCTTCAGTTATTGACGCAATTCAGGGCCTACATGGATTATGCGTTAACCTGTATGGATTCACCTCATCGATATCTTGCCATTACCTGTGGGGTGTCGGGATCCGGAAAAAGCACGTTGGCTCGTAAAGTGGCCGCTCATAGTGGTGGAATACGTTTGCGGTCTGATGTGATCAGGAAGCATTTGGCGGGTTTAAAGCCACTTCAGTCTAGTAGATCCCATGATCCTGATTCTGAAAACGCCATATACTCGCGTAGTTATAGCATCAAGACATTTGAAACACTTGAGGCGTTATCACGGAAGGTGTTGAACTACGGTTATCCTACTTTGGTGGATGCTACTTTTATAAAAAGTCATACAAGGGCACCATTCTTTCTATTGGCGAAAGAGGAGCATGTGCCTTTCTATGTTCTGTTTATGGATGTTCCGACTGAAGTGTTAAAACGGCGCATTTTGTTGAGGGAGCGAGAAGGGCGTGACGCATCAGAAGCGGGAGTGGCCGTTATGGAGCAGCAGTTGCTTCACTGCGATGGATTTTCTGCTGAGGAGGAGAGCTGCGTGATTCGCTGTGATGACAATGTGGATTCAGACTCTATAAGTGAGCTGGTTAAGTTTATGATTTCCAGCACGCCGTTACCCTGA
- a CDS encoding CBS domain-containing protein: MANTTIANNAPQKPIQEYTAREIMTSSLLAAHEAWTVSELAHFLVSNGITGAPVVDDDEQLVGVVSVTDVARFASMDREEDDKRGHHGYYTDSLDFDTRFDYLEEASEPHMEASTVADIMTPSVFDVDASTSVKRVAKEMVANGLHRVFVSDAGKIIGVVSALDILQIVTR, translated from the coding sequence ATGGCTAATACGACGATTGCTAACAACGCACCACAAAAGCCTATTCAGGAATACACGGCTAGAGAGATCATGACCTCGTCTTTACTGGCGGCTCACGAGGCCTGGACAGTATCAGAACTGGCCCATTTTCTGGTAAGCAATGGCATTACCGGCGCACCAGTAGTAGATGACGACGAACAATTAGTGGGCGTTGTGTCGGTTACAGATGTAGCCCGTTTTGCGAGCATGGATCGGGAGGAAGACGATAAACGGGGACATCACGGCTACTATACAGACAGCCTGGATTTTGATACTCGCTTTGATTACCTGGAAGAAGCATCTGAACCCCACATGGAAGCATCCACAGTTGCAGACATCATGACCCCCAGCGTTTTCGATGTGGACGCTAGTACATCGGTAAAACGTGTCGCTAAAGAAATGGTCGCCAATGGTCTTCATCGAGTATTTGTCAGTGATGCTGGCAAAATTATCGGTGTCGTCAGCGCACTGGATATTTTGCAGATCGTAACGCGCTAA
- a CDS encoding cation diffusion facilitator family transporter: MSSAYSSSHKERRMLQLAASASVFTAILLLVVKVYAWWVSGSVSVLASLVDSLIDAFASCVNFVAVRYALQPADEEHRFGHGKAESLAGLGQSLLIMGSAVYLFVQAIDRMANPQPLEQLDVAIGVMGFSIVATFCLVIYQRWVISKTHSVAIKADSLHYVSDLLTNVGIVIALLLTQFGWQQVDPLLAIAISIYIFYTAIMIWSESIQHLLDRELPEEEQHRIERIAMGHVEVLGVHELRTRQSGRVKIIQLHLELDGNMPLWQAHDICEEVEREIKEAFPSADVLLHQDPFRPDPDAKPIRKKKPLSALRSAKYPVR; this comes from the coding sequence ATGAGTAGTGCCTATTCCTCCAGCCACAAAGAAAGGCGAATGTTGCAACTGGCAGCCAGTGCGTCGGTGTTTACTGCAATTTTGCTGTTGGTGGTTAAAGTCTACGCTTGGTGGGTGTCTGGTTCGGTCAGCGTGTTGGCCTCGCTGGTGGATTCTCTGATTGACGCATTTGCGTCCTGTGTGAATTTTGTGGCGGTTCGCTATGCCTTACAACCAGCAGATGAAGAGCACCGCTTTGGTCATGGTAAAGCAGAATCGCTGGCAGGCCTCGGGCAGTCTTTGTTGATTATGGGGTCGGCAGTCTACCTTTTTGTGCAGGCAATAGATCGCATGGCCAACCCACAACCCCTGGAGCAACTGGACGTGGCAATTGGGGTTATGGGGTTCTCCATTGTGGCGACGTTTTGTCTGGTGATCTATCAGCGCTGGGTGATCAGTAAAACCCATTCAGTAGCGATCAAGGCGGATTCTCTTCACTATGTTTCTGATTTGCTTACTAATGTAGGTATTGTGATTGCGTTGCTGCTAACTCAGTTTGGCTGGCAGCAAGTGGACCCACTGCTGGCGATAGCTATATCAATCTATATTTTCTATACCGCTATCATGATTTGGAGCGAGTCTATTCAGCATTTGCTTGACAGGGAGCTGCCCGAGGAAGAGCAGCACCGAATCGAGCGAATTGCTATGGGCCATGTGGAAGTGTTGGGGGTACATGAACTGCGAACGCGGCAGTCGGGCCGCGTTAAGATCATTCAGTTGCACCTGGAACTGGACGGTAATATGCCGTTATGGCAAGCGCATGATATTTGCGAAGAAGTTGAGCGAGAAATAAAGGAAGCTTTTCCCTCTGCCGATGTGCTGTTGCATCAAGATCCATTTCGACCGGATCCTGATGCCAAACCAATTCGTAAAAAAAAGCCCCTTAGCGCGTTACGATCTGCAAAATATCCAGTGCGCTGA
- a CDS encoding DMT family transporter, whose translation MSDDLRKGAIFLLTGELMLSVMAALIKHLSGDVSHEMLVFARNVFGLLFLLPIVYHQGWRNLKTQRFSQHLVRSVVGVCAMYGYFYVITHLPLAEAALVKLSSPFFLPLIALIWLGEKISHKTLWAIIIGFIGVVFVLRPGSDTFQPVALVGILAAALASLAKVTIRNMAETEPSYRIVFYFGFLATLVSAIPLLWRWETPSLQVLPWLAAIGLAGTIGQLLMTKAYQIANPGKVGPYTYSAVIYAALLGWVFWNEVIVITTLIGSALIIGAGILNMKSR comes from the coding sequence ATGTCTGACGATTTACGCAAAGGAGCGATTTTTCTCCTGACAGGAGAGCTCATGCTCTCGGTGATGGCTGCTCTTATTAAGCATCTCTCAGGTGACGTGTCACACGAAATGCTGGTATTTGCCCGTAATGTTTTTGGCCTCCTGTTCCTATTACCTATCGTTTATCATCAAGGTTGGCGCAACCTGAAAACCCAGCGATTCTCGCAACATCTTGTGCGCTCGGTGGTGGGTGTCTGCGCTATGTATGGCTACTTCTACGTTATTACCCATCTGCCGCTAGCCGAAGCTGCTCTGGTAAAACTATCCTCGCCATTTTTTCTGCCCCTTATCGCGCTGATCTGGCTGGGTGAGAAGATCAGTCATAAGACACTCTGGGCCATCATCATTGGATTTATCGGTGTAGTATTTGTCTTACGACCGGGTAGCGACACCTTTCAACCTGTGGCACTGGTCGGCATCCTGGCGGCCGCGCTGGCCAGCCTGGCAAAAGTAACGATCAGGAATATGGCCGAAACAGAGCCAAGCTATCGCATTGTTTTCTACTTCGGATTTTTAGCGACTTTGGTGTCAGCCATTCCCCTACTGTGGCGCTGGGAAACACCATCATTGCAGGTATTGCCATGGCTGGCAGCCATTGGACTGGCTGGCACCATTGGCCAGTTGCTGATGACTAAAGCCTATCAGATTGCTAATCCAGGCAAAGTTGGCCCATATACATACTCTGCCGTAATTTACGCAGCACTATTAGGTTGGGTGTTCTGGAATGAGGTCATTGTAATAACAACACTCATAGGCAGTGCACTTATCATCGGCGCAGGTATTCTGAACATGAAATCACGCTGA
- the hypA gene encoding hydrogenase maturation nickel metallochaperone HypA — MSLCESILQIVEEESIRQSFRKVSEVHLAIGALAGVELEALKFSFDVVVQHSLAAGAVLHIEIVPAIGHCPVCGQKVVMESRYDACSRCGEYGLQLESGNDMRITHLEVQ, encoded by the coding sequence ATGTCTCTTTGTGAATCAATTTTGCAGATTGTTGAGGAAGAATCCATTCGGCAATCGTTCCGTAAGGTGTCTGAAGTGCATTTGGCTATTGGCGCCTTGGCAGGGGTGGAATTGGAGGCATTGAAGTTCAGTTTTGATGTGGTGGTTCAGCATAGTCTCGCCGCTGGGGCGGTGCTGCATATTGAAATTGTACCAGCTATCGGGCATTGCCCTGTCTGTGGTCAGAAGGTTGTAATGGAATCTCGATATGATGCTTGCAGTCGATGTGGAGAGTATGGGCTGCAGCTTGAGTCAGGCAATGATATGAGAATCACTCATCTGGAGGTGCAGTGA
- the hypB gene encoding hydrogenase nickel incorporation protein HypB, whose amino-acid sequence MCKVCGCSEGNSRVSGLALQPVRTHAAGLSPSRMVSIEQDILSKNDSYAKENRDRLARDKVFAVNLMSGPGAGKTSLLVKTLSDLQGSIPMCVIEGDQETSNDADRIRATGASAIQINTGKGCHLDAHMVGHALDKLNVALGSTLFIENVGNLVCPSGFDLGERQRVAILSVTEGDDKPLKYPDMFAFANVLLLSKIDLLPYVDFNMDQCIEYARRINPSISVIPVSVKSGEGMEQWYGWLRSHNNDATSTVV is encoded by the coding sequence ATGTGCAAAGTGTGTGGATGTAGCGAAGGAAATAGTCGGGTTTCAGGTTTGGCATTGCAGCCGGTTAGAACCCACGCGGCTGGGCTCAGCCCGTCTAGAATGGTTTCTATTGAGCAAGATATTCTTAGTAAAAATGACTCGTACGCTAAAGAAAATCGTGACCGACTGGCAAGGGATAAAGTGTTTGCGGTGAATCTGATGTCTGGCCCTGGTGCGGGTAAGACCAGTTTGCTGGTAAAAACTTTATCTGATTTGCAGGGTAGCATTCCTATGTGTGTGATCGAAGGTGATCAGGAAACATCAAATGATGCAGATCGGATTCGCGCTACAGGTGCTTCTGCCATACAGATTAATACCGGTAAGGGGTGCCACCTAGATGCACACATGGTTGGGCATGCTTTGGATAAGCTTAATGTTGCGTTAGGTTCCACGCTATTTATTGAAAATGTCGGTAACTTGGTGTGCCCGTCGGGCTTTGATTTGGGGGAGCGGCAGCGGGTTGCCATTCTTTCTGTCACAGAGGGTGATGATAAACCGCTTAAATATCCGGATATGTTTGCCTTCGCCAATGTTTTGCTGCTGAGTAAAATCGACTTGCTTCCCTATGTGGATTTCAATATGGATCAGTGTATAGAGTATGCACGACGCATTAATCCTTCTATATCGGTCATACCCGTATCTGTAAAATCCGGTGAAGGCATGGAGCAATGGTATGGCTGGCTGCGATCACATAACAATGATGCAACAAGTACCGTTGTCTGA
- the amrA gene encoding AmmeMemoRadiSam system protein A, whose protein sequence is MSLSSQNKAWLLQLARESIEHGLDHGGPLTQIANVPDALLVRGASFVTLETHNQLRGCIGSIEAYRPLAEDVANNAYGAAFRDTRFAPLQPAELPDLHIQISVLTNPEPIHAANEQDLLQQLIPGEDGVLLEDGLHRATFLPQVWEQLPSPHLFLAHLKEKAGLPSNYWSTSLHFQRYRVEKFS, encoded by the coding sequence ATGAGCCTCTCCTCCCAGAACAAAGCGTGGCTACTACAGCTGGCACGGGAATCCATAGAACACGGGCTGGATCATGGCGGCCCCTTGACGCAAATCGCAAACGTTCCTGATGCATTATTGGTTCGCGGCGCAAGCTTTGTAACTCTCGAAACCCACAATCAGCTGCGCGGCTGCATTGGCAGCATAGAGGCCTACCGCCCATTGGCGGAAGACGTGGCCAATAACGCATATGGAGCAGCCTTTCGAGATACTCGTTTTGCCCCGCTGCAACCTGCCGAGTTGCCTGACCTGCATATACAGATATCTGTACTGACCAACCCGGAACCAATCCATGCCGCAAACGAACAAGATTTATTGCAACAACTGATCCCCGGTGAGGATGGCGTTCTGCTGGAGGATGGTCTCCATCGCGCCACTTTCCTACCCCAGGTTTGGGAGCAGCTGCCTTCTCCCCATTTATTTCTGGCCCACCTGAAAGAAAAAGCAGGTTTGCCCAGCAATTACTGGAGCACTTCACTACACTTCCAACGATACCGAGTCGAAAAATTCAGCTAA
- the amrB gene encoding AmmeMemoRadiSam system protein B, with amino-acid sequence MRSVREPAVAGLFYPDSAEILTRTVDEYVYQSSANENENEHYLSSGLAASPKAIIVPHAGYVYSGSTAGRAFHQLTRVGNKIKRVILLGPSHRVGFRGIAFCSADYFRTPLGDVPVDHSAVVAISDLPQVGLMDSAHEQEHSLEVQLPFLQTVLTDFKVVPLVVGDADKTAVAAVIERLWGDDSTLFVISSDLSHYNDYITAQSMDNRTCEAIEFLQPDDIHYEQACGRNPLNGLLEVARHRHMRVETLGLCNSGDTSGDKSRVVGYGAWALWETQ; translated from the coding sequence ATGAGATCTGTTCGAGAACCCGCTGTGGCAGGGCTTTTTTATCCAGATAGTGCAGAAATATTGACACGCACAGTTGATGAATACGTATACCAATCATCCGCAAATGAGAACGAGAATGAACATTATTTATCCTCAGGATTGGCTGCTTCACCTAAGGCAATCATCGTGCCCCACGCTGGCTACGTCTATTCCGGCTCAACTGCGGGAAGGGCCTTCCACCAACTCACCCGGGTCGGCAACAAGATAAAAAGAGTTATTTTGCTTGGGCCAAGCCACAGGGTTGGTTTTAGGGGCATTGCTTTTTGCAGTGCTGACTATTTCAGAACTCCACTGGGTGACGTACCGGTCGATCATTCAGCTGTTGTGGCCATATCAGATTTGCCGCAAGTTGGCCTGATGGATAGCGCCCACGAACAGGAGCACAGCCTGGAAGTACAATTACCATTTCTACAAACAGTGCTAACGGATTTTAAAGTTGTGCCACTTGTGGTTGGTGATGCCGACAAGACTGCAGTTGCAGCTGTCATCGAACGTTTATGGGGCGATGATTCAACATTGTTTGTGATCAGCTCAGACCTCAGCCACTACAATGATTACATCACGGCGCAAAGCATGGACAACCGCACCTGCGAAGCGATCGAGTTTCTACAGCCAGACGACATCCACTACGAACAGGCTTGCGGAAGAAACCCTTTGAATGGATTGCTCGAAGTCGCCCGTCACCGACACATGCGCGTTGAAACTCTAGGCTTGTGTAACTCCGGCGATACCTCCGGGGATAAAAGCAGAGTTGTGGGATACGGGGCGTGGGCGCTTTGGGAAACGCAATGA
- a CDS encoding acyl-CoA dehydrogenase family protein, with product MYLELPKKLKVLGDMATNLSVEMLRPISRKYDLAEHEYPKELDLVASMLDGMNAGEGGAGVGADQSKQKSEEKTGTRNGANMAACVGIQGFCWGDVGLLLTLPRQGLGNAAIGAVANEEQAKRFQNKWAAMAITEPGTGSDSANISTTAKLDGDHYVLNGEKIFVTAGSRADIIVVWATLDKSVGRAAIKSFAVERGTPGMEVTRLEHKLGIKASDTASISFNDCRVHKNNLLGNPEIDTKKGFGGVMQTFDNTRPLVAAMAVGVAKASLDHTKKLLKEYTQCDYSAPINTVSSAEAEIYRMEADWEAARLLTLQAAWMADNGQPNSMEASMAKAKAGRTCNAVTLKCVELCSSMGYGEDELLEKWSRDSKILDIFEGTQQIQQLIVARRLLNLSSAELK from the coding sequence ATGTATTTAGAACTACCGAAAAAACTAAAAGTACTGGGTGATATGGCAACCAACCTATCCGTTGAGATGCTACGCCCAATATCTCGAAAATATGACTTGGCGGAACATGAGTATCCGAAAGAACTGGACCTGGTTGCTTCCATGCTGGACGGTATGAACGCTGGCGAAGGTGGTGCCGGCGTGGGTGCCGACCAATCTAAACAGAAATCGGAAGAAAAAACCGGCACACGTAATGGTGCCAATATGGCAGCATGCGTTGGTATTCAGGGGTTTTGCTGGGGAGACGTGGGCCTACTGCTAACCCTGCCCCGTCAAGGCCTGGGTAACGCAGCAATCGGTGCTGTCGCCAATGAGGAGCAAGCCAAACGCTTCCAGAATAAGTGGGCAGCCATGGCAATCACCGAACCAGGTACCGGCTCCGATTCCGCCAACATCAGCACAACCGCTAAATTGGATGGTGACCATTACGTACTGAATGGCGAAAAGATTTTCGTCACCGCCGGTTCTCGAGCCGACATTATCGTAGTGTGGGCGACACTGGATAAGAGTGTGGGCCGAGCGGCCATCAAATCTTTTGCTGTAGAACGGGGCACACCCGGCATGGAAGTCACACGCCTCGAACACAAACTCGGAATCAAAGCATCTGATACCGCCTCCATCAGCTTCAATGATTGCCGAGTGCACAAAAATAACTTGCTGGGCAACCCGGAGATCGACACCAAGAAAGGCTTCGGCGGCGTTATGCAAACTTTCGACAACACACGGCCTCTGGTTGCAGCCATGGCTGTCGGTGTTGCCAAAGCATCACTTGACCACACCAAGAAACTGCTAAAAGAATACACCCAGTGTGATTATTCAGCGCCGATCAATACTGTCTCATCTGCAGAGGCTGAAATTTATCGAATGGAAGCAGACTGGGAAGCGGCTCGATTACTGACTTTGCAAGCTGCGTGGATGGCCGACAACGGGCAACCTAACTCCATGGAAGCATCGATGGCTAAAGCCAAAGCGGGCCGCACCTGTAATGCAGTTACACTGAAATGTGTCGAGCTGTGCTCCAGCATGGGTTACGGAGAAGATGAGTTACTGGAGAAGTGGTCTAGAGATTCAAAAATACTGGATATATTCGAAGGTACTCAACAGATACAGCAGCTTATCGTGGCACGTAGACTGCTGAACCTGAGTTCTGCTGAACTCAAATAA
- a CDS encoding acyl-CoA dehydrogenase family protein, producing the protein MSRDPIGLAMATMSRIASSSFVEKMGWRTTIEKLTYQGTKTGFQALGAASRQFKSVTQLLRPERLEAPAQPKNQFDLSISEEQQMMRDSVRAFATEVLRPAAPKSNDDCCASPEVLAQAAELGLSYFAVPENLGGAATERSPVTSMLIAEDLAYGDMGQAVAILSSIGVANALTQWGTAAQQSKYLPAFLDENTLQASIAINEKRPLFNANELTTTALEKSGGYLLNGEKTMVPLIQNAELFLVAASLNGKPRLFIVESGTEGVTIANKPNMGVRAAAMGELRLEQVSLGKDALLGDEEFDYEAFINMARLGWCALAVGTAQAVLDYVIPYCNERVAFGEPISHRQAVAFMIANIGIELNSMRLMTQRAVALAERGKPFAREAYLARVICADKAMEIGTNGVQLVGGHGFTKEHPVELWYRDLRAIAVMDGGLHL; encoded by the coding sequence ATGAGTCGTGATCCAATCGGATTGGCCATGGCCACAATGAGCCGCATTGCCAGTTCGTCATTTGTTGAAAAAATGGGCTGGCGCACCACCATAGAAAAACTGACCTACCAAGGCACGAAAACCGGTTTTCAGGCGCTAGGAGCGGCTTCCCGACAGTTTAAGAGCGTCACTCAGTTGCTACGCCCCGAGCGGCTGGAAGCGCCAGCTCAACCAAAAAACCAATTTGATCTTAGCATCAGCGAAGAACAACAGATGATGCGTGATAGTGTGCGCGCGTTTGCCACAGAAGTATTGCGGCCAGCGGCACCCAAAAGCAATGATGATTGTTGCGCAAGCCCGGAAGTACTGGCCCAGGCTGCGGAGCTGGGGCTTTCCTATTTCGCAGTACCTGAAAATCTCGGTGGTGCCGCCACCGAGCGATCCCCGGTTACCAGCATGTTGATAGCCGAAGACCTGGCCTACGGCGACATGGGCCAAGCTGTCGCGATCCTTTCCAGCATAGGTGTAGCCAATGCGCTAACCCAGTGGGGCACAGCAGCGCAGCAATCCAAATATCTTCCTGCGTTTTTGGACGAAAACACATTACAAGCGTCAATCGCCATTAATGAAAAACGCCCTCTATTCAATGCCAACGAGCTGACCACCACCGCACTTGAAAAGTCAGGCGGTTACTTGCTGAATGGCGAGAAGACCATGGTGCCGCTGATTCAGAATGCCGAACTTTTCCTGGTGGCTGCGAGCCTGAACGGCAAGCCTCGCTTGTTCATCGTTGAAAGTGGCACCGAAGGCGTGACCATTGCTAACAAACCGAACATGGGGGTGCGGGCAGCAGCGATGGGCGAGCTTCGACTCGAACAAGTTTCCCTGGGTAAGGATGCTTTGTTGGGTGACGAAGAGTTTGACTATGAAGCCTTCATCAACATGGCCCGTCTTGGCTGGTGTGCATTGGCCGTAGGTACTGCTCAGGCGGTTTTAGATTACGTTATTCCCTATTGCAACGAACGCGTCGCTTTTGGTGAGCCCATAAGCCACCGTCAGGCCGTTGCTTTCATGATCGCTAACATCGGTATCGAGTTAAATTCCATGCGTTTGATGACCCAACGCGCCGTAGCACTTGCAGAACGAGGCAAGCCATTCGCTCGAGAGGCATACCTGGCTCGCGTTATCTGTGCGGACAAGGCCATGGAAATCGGTACAAATGGCGTTCAATTGGTTGGCGGACACGGATTTACCAAAGAACACCCCGTTGAGCTGTGGTATCGCGATCTGCGCGCCATTGCCGTAATGGACGGCGGACTGCATCTCTAA